The following coding sequences lie in one Cercospora beticola chromosome 9, complete sequence genomic window:
- a CDS encoding uncharacterized protein (antiSMASH:Cluster_5), whose protein sequence is MSRQPTPDQRHPQLRQWPIARIINKRYTDQGVIELKAEWQPTTVRSSQVSTDEDNTIWVDIDGERTKGVRRRVQVGVHEGSGEELWSIEWKSTWRSVWGLAGAMNAVSEYQEMHLDDVRRKEGKWWRVSNLGPLVQPAEGEPAPETLLDLVDGRYLVPERGRDYTLAISANFFGSLDGMASKASVRYLNMPVRQRLVFTDTYIESLESSRKKGINLRSHLRLLLIYVTGLARGVDMCTRCEAGYGPLPKCVIDDTAAAGTCVNCAISISETSNCQWWHHNRRGDRPSLWNPALLEADPSADEGAGSSANGEAVEQAQRPEAANSIRPDSAGLLVSPDTADHAGPAHRDEDPIQAGGATPVGSSSTLGRQDPSTAFVTPESARTEDQGICDDPRDSITKPKLESPSAEHRKQSSEPTPGPSKRRRRDARMKSPSWIGKHRTCTSARFGRPCRDPIVGAWDTPSDEPVRVERNRVFAYGEASDRDVNDVLRCCPCDQAEALEEMYQLYLESQLTAMSDESLLSKAECIAKVWYEELNQAVRLYCPAPGQPSPDAPECIELD, encoded by the exons ATGTCGCGGCAGCCGACGCCAGATCAAAGACATCCACAGCTACGACAATGGCCGATAGCGAGAATCATCAACAAGAGATATACGGATCAGGGCGTCATCGAGCTCAAAGCCGAGTGGCAGCCCACAACAGTGCGCTCCTCGCAGGTCTCGACCGACGAAGACAACACTATTTGGGTCGACATAGACGGCGAACGGACCAAGGGAGTCAGGAGGCGTGTTCAGGTCGGCGTGCATGAAGGCTCCGGTGAAGAGTTGTGGTCCATCGAATGGAAGTCGACATG GAGAAGTGTGTGGGGCCTGGCGGGGGCCATGAACGCTGTCTCCGAGTATCAGGAAATGCATCTCGATGATGTGAGGAGAAAGGAGGGTAAATGGTGGCGCGTGTCAAACCTTGGCCCTTTGGTGCAGCCGGCAGAGGGCGAGCCAGCACCTGAAACGCTGTTGGATCTTGTCGATGGGCGCTACCTCGTGCCCGAGCGAGGCAGAGACTACACTCTTGCCATCTCTGCAAACTTTTTTGGATCGCTTGATGGCATGGCGTCAAAGGCCTCGGTGCGGTATCTGAATATGCCTGTGAGGCAGAGACTTGTCTTTACGGACACATACATTGAGTCTCTCGAGTCGAGCAGAAAAAAGGGCATCAATTTGCGATCCCATCTGCGACTCTTGTTAATCTACGTGACCGGACTGGCCCGAGGTGTTGACATGTGCACGCGATGTGAAGCAGGATATGGGCCACTCCCCAAATG TGTGATTGACGATACGGCGGCAGCAGGAACTTGTGTCAATTGTGCAATATCGATCTCTGAGACATCGAATTGCCAGTGGTGGCATCACAATCGGCGTGGCGACCGGCCGTCACTCTGGAACCCCGCGCTTTTGGAAGCTGACCCAAGTGCAGATGAAGGAGCTGGTTCAAGTGCAAATGGAGAAGCCGTGGAGCAAGCACAGCGTCCAGAGGCAGCGAACTCCATCCGACCTGATTCAGCAGGTTTGCTCGTGAGTCCGGACACTGCAGACCATGCAGGCCCAGCGCATCGCGATGAAGATCCAATTCAGGCAGGCGGCGCGACGCCCGTCGGATCTTCCTCTACTCTTGGCAGGCAGGATCCGTCTACAGCATTTGTCACGCCTGAATCTGCGAGGACTGAAGACCAAGGCATTTGCGACGATCCTCGGGACTCGATAACCAAACCAAAGCTCGAGAGCCCAAG CGCCGAGCACCGCAAGCAATCGTCGGAACCCACGCCTGGCCCCTCGAAAAGACGTCGACGCGATGCACGAATGAAGAGTCCTTCGTGGATCGGCAAGCACCGCACTTGCACCAGCGCGCGATTCGGTCGTCCATGCCGAGACCCTATCGTCGGAGCGTGGGACACACCTTCTGATGAACCGGTGCGAGTGGAGCGAAACCGTGTATTCGCATATGGAGAAGCCAGCGATCGAGACGTCAATGATGTCCTGCGCTGCTGTCCGTGTGACCAGGCAGAGGCGCTCGAAGAAATGTATCAGCTGTACTTGGAGTCCCAATTGACGGCGATGAGTGATGAGTCGTTGCTGAGCAAGGCGGAGTGCATCGCGAAGGTCTGGTATGAAGAGCTCAACCAGGCCGTGAGGCTGTATTGTCCGGCTCCTGGGCAGCCATCTCCTGATGCGCCAGAGTGTATTGAGCTAGACTGA
- a CDS encoding uncharacterized protein (antiSMASH:Cluster_5), producing MRIYPTETRHELCLWNPIDMQNCIGNCKPSWALVRHKGASPYQRKGNVPARFGERSLQHRWRRVSSMRTACHTLTSAKSSTSESTSTEELKTSLNLLVAEPPVSCFFAMALGKVLCHALGHRVSCSPADVDPQWIDDACDSLREAGADKCRVELVARRLRALAMAHLPALMLDVIQNVGELESFLATMKQQWREAHPTLCAESSMHPQPMVKKAATERSASPAHSSWKGKETAASPDHAPAKFQPRNDFDPVLFAASDQGQRQVLARKCFSLPIELFFYHVRRALRPEHDPSSEQMSLIWSKLTEQQTVQWQDLFDQLYSGDTAAAESAGTQLLVEHEVLQKLKPTTTNLSSQELPHRSPETALLSKQSAQGHEHPLARPAMRSTARASRQGATKSPYF from the coding sequence ATGCGCATCTACCCCACTGAAACCAGGCACGAGCTGTGCTTATGGAATCCAATCGACATGCAGAACTGCATCGGCAACTGCAAACCAAGTTGGGCACTCGTCAGGCACAAGGGAGCTTCTCCATACCAGCGAAAAGGCAATGTTCCAGCCCGCTTCGGCGAGCGCTCTCTTCAACATCGGTGGAGGCGAGTATCTTCGATGCGCACCGCATGCCATACGCTGACTTCAGCAAAGAGCAGTACCTCGGAATCAACGAGCACAGAAGAGCTCAAGACGTCGCTCAATCTCCTTGTGGCTGAGCCGCCAGTATCATGCTTCTTCGCGATGGCGCTTGGCAAGGTCCTTTGCCACGCACTCGGCCATCGCGTCTCCTGCTCGCCCGCCGACGTAGATCCACAATGGATCGACGATGCGTGCGACAGCCTGCGGGAAGCAGGCGCCGACAAATGTCGCGTCGAGCTGGTTGCTAGGCGGCTCCGCGCACTTGCAATGGCCCATCTGCCTGCTCTCATGTTGGATGTGATTCAGAATGTTGGAGAATTGGAGTCCTTCCTTGCAACGATGAAACAGCAATGGCGCGAAGCTCATCCAACTCTATGCGCTGAATCATCAATGCATCCTCAGCCTATGGTGAAGAAAGCTGCAACTGAGCGGAGCGCGAGTCCGGCTCACTCGTCGTGGAAGGGAAAGGAGACTGCAGCCTCACCAGACCACGCACCAGCCAAGTTTCAACCTCGGAATGACTTCGACCCAGTGCTCTTCGCCGCCTCCGATCAAGGCCAGCGACAAGTCCTCGCGCGGAAATGTTTTTCTCTTCcgatcgagctcttcttctaccaCGTGCGCCGAGCACTGCGGCCTGAACACGACCCGTCTAGCGAGCAGATGAGCTTGATCTGGTCCAAGTTGACCGAACAGCAAACAGTACAGTGGCAGGATCTATTCGACCAATTGTACAGCGGTGACACTGCCGCTGCCGAGAGCGCTGGAACTCAACTTCTGGTTGAGCACGAAGTGTTGCAGAAATTGAAGCCCACGACTACGAATCTTTCGTCGCAGGAGTTGCCGCATCGCAGTCCTGAGACAGCGCTCCTCTCGAAGCAGTCAGCGCAAGGTCATGAACACCCGCTTGCACGGCCTGCAATGCGCTCGACGGCTCGAGCGTCACGTCAAGGAGCTACAAAGAGTCCTTACTTCTGA
- a CDS encoding uncharacterized protein (antiSMASH:Cluster_5) has product MWQGMAEVHRAIEDSIPAKQEQQTAPTYATLEDPHDATAEMDLAGVAKDISHEMEDELYRLTPDLNQVAVVKRPPFEVNRLSTNQSPDEEPWQLAGSAAGHAEPEPNEDWRTFPPVLQQETEESHHPTFHSTGTQTQDFPAEEKTEPKRSPSVIKEEEQNSPDDRDAQYSNLLTHHHLPPPVLISSQNITRDPRRLLFILELSEEELLKRRSIYGCTQLSSSCTRAWGDQISVCSTQHNDWTYSILFETARKANESEGMQVMLFGCLVQAERPPPHSPCSFFWSDDHDRVDDRDMVTAMQHNLPEFAHGPRKLYRQGMGKRKEFVISFEMCPQLLRIGVPLLLRNGEIIWAWFKARSPYEDCHVCGKRHAARCWSRAERLI; this is encoded by the coding sequence ATGTGGCAAGGCATGGCAGAAGTACATCGAGCAATAGAGGACTCCATCCCAGCCAAACAAGAACAGCAGACAGCACCCACGTACGCCACGCTTGAGGATCCGCACGACGCGACTGCAGAAATGGACCTCGCCGGTGTTGCAAAAGACATCTCACACGAAATGGAGGATGAGCTGTACCGATTGACACCAGATCTGAATCAGGTCGCGGTAGTGAAAAGACCACCTTTCGAGGTGAATCGCTTGTCCACAAACCAGAGTCCGGATGAGGAGCCATGGCAGCTGGCAGGAAGTGCTGCTGGCCATGCCGAACCCGAGCCAAATGAGGACTGGAGAACCTTCCCACCGGTGCTGCAACAAGAGACCGAAGAAAGCCACCACCCAACATTCCACAGCACCGGAACCCAAACCCAAGATTTCCCCGCAGAAGAGAAAACCGAGCCAAAGCGCTCCCCAAGCGTCATcaaagaagaggaacaaAACTCTCCAGACGACCGCGACGCGCAATACTCCAACCTCCtcacccaccaccacctcccccCACCCGTCCTCATCAGCTCCCAAAACATAACCCGCGACCCCCGccgcctcctcttcatcctcgaactctccgaagaagaacTGCTCAAGCGCAGAAGCATCTACGGCTGTACCCAGCTCTCCTCCAGCTGCACACGAGCATGGGGCGATCAAATCTCCGTCTGCAGCACACAACACAACGACTGGACCTACTCCATCCTCTTCGAAACCGCCCGCAAAGCCAACGAGTCCGAAGGAATGCAAGTAATGCTCTTCGGCTGCCTTGTGCAAGCCGAACGACCACCTCCGCACTCTCCGTGCAGTTTCTTCTGGAGCGACGACCACGATCGCGTGGACGACAGAGATATGGTCACTGCCATGCAACACAATCTTCCCGAATTTGCACACGGGCCGCGGAAGTTGTATAGACAAGGAATGGGGAAGAGAAAAGAGTTTGTGATTTCGTTTGAAATGTGTCCGCAGCTGCTCCGAATCGGGGTGCCACTGCTGCTTCGAAATGGTGAGATCATTTGGGCGTGGTTCAAGGCGCGGTCGCCTTACGAAGATTGTCACGTCTGTGGTAAGCGGCATGCGGCAAGATGCTGGAGTCGTGCGGAGCGTTTGATATGA